A window from Opitutia bacterium ISCC 52 encodes these proteins:
- a CDS encoding DUF445 family protein, which yields MDKLVVYSLPLVTALIGWFTNKVAVWMLFHPKQPVSILGFRWQGLIPRRQNEIAEQTGEVIEQEILQKHLLSQSLKEMDLQPHFYEFIDELIGKALVTKLKAMPFIGNFLNDGMVQQFTDMAKAEVDTHAVPFVEKVAADVEHKIHVKELVEKRIKSLDLDDLERLVHKIASKEFRRIELLGGVLGFIIGLIQLLLLYWTGHIVL from the coding sequence ATGGATAAGCTCGTTGTATATTCTCTTCCCTTGGTAACCGCTCTTATCGGTTGGTTTACAAACAAGGTGGCCGTTTGGATGCTATTTCACCCCAAACAGCCTGTGTCGATTTTAGGGTTTCGCTGGCAGGGGCTTATTCCACGAAGGCAGAATGAAATAGCCGAGCAAACGGGTGAAGTCATTGAACAGGAGATCCTACAAAAGCACCTGCTCTCCCAATCGTTGAAGGAGATGGATTTGCAGCCTCACTTTTATGAGTTTATCGACGAACTCATCGGAAAAGCGCTCGTCACCAAGCTGAAAGCCATGCCGTTTATCGGTAATTTCTTAAACGACGGGATGGTTCAGCAGTTTACTGATATGGCAAAAGCAGAGGTAGATACCCACGCAGTTCCCTTCGTCGAAAAAGTGGCGGCCGATGTAGAGCACAAGATTCACGTGAAAGAGCTCGTAGAGAAACGTATCAAGAGCCTGGATCTCGATGATCTTGAACGCCTGGTCCACAAAATCGCTTCCAAAGAGTTTCGGCGTATTGAGCTTCTTGGTGGAGTCCTGGGATTTATAATAGGGCTGATCCAGTTACTTTTGCTCTACTGGACCGGTCATATTGTTCTCTAG
- a CDS encoding mechanosensitive ion channel family protein: MIGNLKTWLLNAGVESTWVDALVISIGVISIILVAILFHFIAKQIILRTVIAVIRRSKTHWDDVLIEQKVLARFAHFAPAIVVNWLAPVFFAEMEEVLLVMKMGVNIYLILIFLWVIDSFLNAVLSLYNRTEKTRRIPLKGFLQAVKLVVNLIGLIIILSIAFGKSPIYFFSGLGAVTAVLLLVFKDAILGFVAGIQISVNNMVQVGDWIEMPKYSADGDVLDVTLTTVKVQNWDKTITTIPTYALISDSFKNWRGMSDAGGRRIKRSINIDMSSVQFADEALLEKFKRFEILKPYIEAKLKDVHEHNSSREADMSELINGRHLTNVGTFRAYCLAYLRSHELLHQDMTLLVRQLQPSPEGLPIQIYVFTKDTRWAYYEDIQADIFDHLLAVIPQFNLKVFQKPSGKDLEGLKG, translated from the coding sequence ATGATAGGAAATCTCAAAACTTGGTTGTTGAATGCCGGAGTTGAATCAACCTGGGTCGATGCGCTTGTGATCAGTATTGGTGTGATATCGATCATACTTGTCGCCATCTTGTTCCATTTTATAGCCAAGCAGATTATTCTGCGGACGGTCATAGCTGTCATTCGTAGAAGTAAGACTCATTGGGATGACGTATTGATCGAGCAAAAAGTATTGGCCCGTTTCGCACACTTTGCTCCGGCGATTGTGGTCAATTGGTTGGCCCCGGTCTTTTTCGCTGAGATGGAAGAAGTTCTTCTCGTGATGAAGATGGGTGTGAATATCTACCTCATTCTGATTTTTCTCTGGGTCATTGATTCATTTCTCAATGCCGTTCTCAGCCTTTACAATCGAACGGAAAAGACGCGCCGGATTCCGCTCAAAGGATTTCTTCAAGCGGTTAAGCTGGTCGTTAATCTGATCGGATTGATTATCATTCTTTCAATCGCATTCGGCAAATCGCCCATCTACTTTTTCTCAGGCCTGGGAGCTGTGACGGCAGTTCTGTTGTTGGTGTTTAAAGATGCCATCCTCGGTTTTGTCGCCGGTATTCAGATATCCGTAAACAACATGGTGCAGGTCGGTGATTGGATTGAGATGCCCAAATACAGTGCCGATGGAGATGTGCTTGATGTCACCCTAACGACGGTAAAAGTTCAGAATTGGGATAAGACCATCACTACGATTCCAACCTATGCTTTGATATCTGATTCGTTTAAGAATTGGCGAGGCATGTCTGATGCAGGAGGACGCAGAATCAAACGCTCTATCAATATCGATATGAGTAGTGTGCAGTTTGCGGATGAGGCTTTGCTGGAAAAATTTAAGCGCTTTGAAATCCTGAAGCCTTATATCGAAGCGAAGCTAAAGGATGTGCATGAGCATAATTCCAGCCGGGAAGCCGATATGTCGGAGCTCATAAATGGTCGTCACTTGACCAACGTGGGAACCTTCCGTGCCTATTGTCTCGCCTATCTTCGTAGCCACGAACTTTTGCATCAGGATATGACACTATTGGTCAGGCAGCTTCAGCCTAGCCCAGAGGGGCTACCCATTCAGATATACGTATTTACAAAAGATACACGTTGGGCTTATTATGAGGATATCCAGGCAGATATCTTCGATCACCTATTGGCTGTCATTCCTCAGTTTAATCTCAAGGTTTTTCAAAAACCGAGCGGTAAGGATTTAGAGGGTCTTAAAGGCTGA
- the hemW gene encoding radical SAM family heme chaperone HemW — translation MNALETGLGLYLHVPFCASTCDFCAFYQAKPHRKDLDRYFDGIEKELEWIRMDRPVDTVFWGGGTPGLLLAGDLQRLGEAVLTAAGQPPIEWTVEMAPSSVKDDKLQVLKDLGVNRISMGLQSFDEKSLEGLGRLHRPNQIYQAYDRIRDAGFDNVNLDLMIALPGQEKKELEKDLREACRLDPEHLSTYCLTFEEDTALWVKLSEGKIKQDLELDAELYESTWDQLTAAGYEHYEISNFSKAGRECLHNINTWKMKEWIGVGPSAASQFQNIRYSNAADMDTWLEQVDSKVESRCDVVKLSDEDLLEDAVIFGLRMGQGISIESLSRRFSSESLGSLTSFFDSLNEEGLVTISHGDKVCLTMKGKLLADRIAIELLKAAF, via the coding sequence ATGAATGCTCTGGAAACAGGTCTAGGTTTATACCTGCATGTCCCATTTTGTGCGAGCACCTGTGATTTCTGTGCCTTCTATCAGGCAAAGCCCCATAGGAAAGATTTGGATCGCTACTTCGATGGTATCGAAAAGGAGCTTGAGTGGATACGGATGGATCGTCCCGTTGATACCGTTTTCTGGGGGGGAGGCACACCGGGTCTTTTGCTGGCAGGTGATTTACAGCGCCTGGGGGAAGCCGTTTTAACTGCAGCTGGTCAGCCACCGATCGAGTGGACGGTCGAAATGGCGCCCAGCTCGGTGAAGGATGATAAGCTTCAGGTTTTAAAAGACTTGGGGGTGAACCGAATTTCGATGGGTCTGCAAAGTTTTGATGAGAAGTCTCTGGAGGGGTTGGGACGATTGCACAGGCCCAACCAGATTTACCAGGCGTACGACCGGATTCGTGATGCAGGATTTGACAACGTAAACCTGGATCTGATGATTGCCCTTCCTGGCCAAGAGAAAAAAGAGCTGGAGAAAGACTTGAGAGAAGCCTGCCGTTTAGATCCCGAACATCTATCTACTTACTGCCTCACCTTTGAAGAAGATACCGCACTCTGGGTGAAGTTGTCTGAGGGGAAGATCAAGCAGGACCTGGAACTGGATGCCGAGTTGTATGAATCAACCTGGGACCAACTTACTGCTGCCGGTTACGAACACTACGAGATCAGTAATTTCTCTAAGGCCGGTAGAGAATGCCTTCACAATATTAATACCTGGAAGATGAAAGAATGGATCGGAGTAGGCCCGTCCGCCGCCTCTCAGTTTCAAAATATTCGCTACAGCAATGCGGCCGACATGGATACCTGGTTAGAGCAGGTTGATTCCAAAGTAGAAAGTCGCTGTGACGTCGTTAAGCTCTCTGATGAGGATTTATTAGAAGATGCGGTGATTTTCGGACTGCGAATGGGGCAGGGGATTTCCATTGAATCCCTGTCGCGTCGGTTCAGTAGCGAGTCCTTGGGTAGTCTCACTTCGTTTTTCGATTCCTTGAATGAGGAGGGGCTTGTGACTATTTCCCATGGCGATAAGGTTTGCCTGACGATGAAGGGGAAACTGTTGGCTGATCGCATCGCGATTGAGCTGCTGAAAGCCGCCTTTTAA
- a CDS encoding endonuclease/exonuclease/phosphatase family protein, with amino-acid sequence MPLKSLGLLLLFMGISEVLQAEVLRVATYNVQNYLEVDRWVDGRYRPQFPKPEKEKTALRNILIEVQPDVLILQEMGSGPYLGELQADLKEEGLDFSYRYVAEGSDEERHVALLSRIQPMEVLTHSDLEFEYFEQTIPVKRGMLEAVFETGGRQWKVYGLHLKSKWSDFKEDPSSNDRRRSEALACRKRILERQKKDELPSLVLGDLNDTKSTAPVRLLQFRGKQGVAAAIEAFDSRGDRWTHFYKKEDSYSRIDYILKSPDFPAEVVGEQAHIYEGSDTLKASDHRLLWVDFNWVINE; translated from the coding sequence ATGCCGCTTAAGTCGCTTGGCTTGCTTCTCCTATTCATGGGGATCTCTGAAGTTCTCCAAGCGGAGGTTCTTCGGGTTGCGACTTACAATGTTCAGAATTACCTGGAAGTCGATCGATGGGTGGATGGGCGTTATCGTCCCCAATTTCCAAAGCCAGAAAAAGAGAAAACGGCTTTGCGAAATATCCTTATCGAAGTTCAACCGGATGTTTTGATTCTGCAGGAAATGGGATCGGGTCCTTATTTGGGAGAACTGCAAGCGGATCTGAAGGAAGAAGGATTGGATTTTTCTTACAGGTATGTGGCCGAAGGTTCTGATGAGGAAAGGCACGTAGCATTGCTGAGTCGTATTCAGCCCATGGAAGTACTAACCCATAGCGATTTGGAGTTTGAATATTTTGAACAAACGATACCAGTGAAGCGTGGCATGCTTGAAGCTGTTTTTGAAACCGGTGGTCGCCAGTGGAAGGTGTATGGTCTACATCTGAAAAGTAAGTGGAGCGATTTCAAAGAAGACCCTTCCTCGAATGATCGTCGGAGGTCCGAGGCCTTGGCATGTCGGAAACGTATTCTTGAGCGTCAAAAAAAGGATGAGTTGCCCTCTTTAGTTTTGGGTGATCTGAACGATACCAAATCGACCGCACCTGTACGGTTATTGCAGTTTCGAGGTAAGCAGGGAGTTGCAGCCGCCATAGAGGCTTTTGACTCAAGAGGCGATCGATGGACTCATTTTTATAAAAAAGAAGATAGCTATTCCAGGATTGATTACATTCTTAAGAGCCCTGATTTCCCGGCTGAAGTCGTAGGTGAACAGGCTCACATTTACGAAGGCTCTGATACCTTAAAAGCAAGCGACCATCGACTTCTGTGGGTTGATTTTAACTGGGTGATTAACGAATGA
- a CDS encoding M48 family metallopeptidase, giving the protein MHWLLTIFIILLVLNSIKALVLDILNAKNIRANKTRIPEAYRGVMDDETYAKSVDYSLEKLRFSIITSVYGAIVLAVVVLCGFLPWLWYALEGFWGSSLWAQAGYLMAVTIILSIPDLPFDWYSTFKLEEKYGFNKSTLGLWISDKFKGGLVGFIIGFPIICLLLKLVDWLGAYWWVWGFVIVFVFQLAIMVLYPKLIMPLFNKLEPLEAGELKDELMSLSDKSGFAAKTIEVMDGSKRSGHSNAFFTGFGKFRRIVLYDTLMEQLEVNELKAVLAHEIGHYKKGHIPKMIAISAGGMLLAFWMIAFLANSPWFYEGFGFSGVASIAPAFLLFSILSGLVTSWLTPVFSILSRKHEYEADAFARDAMEEPDSLIASLRKLNEKNLSNLTPHPLYSAFYYSHPTLLERESALRGES; this is encoded by the coding sequence ATGCATTGGCTACTTACCATTTTTATTATTCTGCTGGTTCTCAACAGCATTAAAGCACTCGTTCTGGATATCCTTAATGCCAAGAATATTCGAGCCAACAAGACTCGTATTCCTGAAGCCTACCGTGGGGTGATGGACGACGAGACTTATGCGAAGAGCGTGGACTACTCATTGGAGAAATTGCGTTTCAGTATTATTACCTCTGTTTATGGTGCGATTGTCTTGGCTGTAGTTGTTCTCTGCGGTTTTCTTCCATGGCTTTGGTATGCCTTGGAAGGTTTCTGGGGAAGCTCATTGTGGGCTCAGGCTGGCTATCTCATGGCTGTCACCATTATTCTTAGTATTCCAGACTTACCTTTCGACTGGTACAGTACCTTCAAGTTAGAGGAGAAATATGGATTCAACAAGAGTACGCTTGGCCTTTGGATCTCCGATAAATTTAAAGGTGGGCTGGTTGGGTTTATCATCGGGTTCCCCATTATCTGTCTTTTACTTAAACTCGTCGATTGGCTTGGGGCTTATTGGTGGGTTTGGGGGTTCGTGATCGTGTTTGTATTTCAATTGGCCATCATGGTTTTATATCCGAAGTTGATCATGCCCTTGTTTAACAAGTTGGAACCGTTGGAAGCTGGCGAGCTGAAGGATGAGCTTATGTCTCTGTCTGATAAATCAGGTTTTGCAGCAAAGACCATCGAGGTGATGGATGGGAGTAAGCGCTCAGGGCACTCAAACGCTTTCTTTACTGGGTTCGGGAAATTCCGCCGGATCGTTCTATACGATACCTTGATGGAGCAATTGGAAGTTAATGAATTGAAGGCGGTGTTGGCCCATGAGATTGGCCATTACAAGAAGGGGCACATCCCGAAGATGATTGCTATCTCGGCCGGAGGAATGTTGTTGGCCTTTTGGATGATCGCGTTCCTTGCCAACAGCCCTTGGTTTTATGAGGGTTTCGGTTTTTCTGGAGTGGCAAGTATTGCTCCGGCATTTCTACTGTTTTCGATTCTTAGTGGATTAGTGACCTCTTGGTTGACTCCTGTTTTTAGCATCCTGTCGCGAAAACATGAATACGAGGCGGATGCGTTTGCTCGAGATGCCATGGAGGAGCCAGATTCATTGATCGCCTCATTACGGAAGCTCAATGAGAAGAATTTAAGTAATCTGACACCACATCCCCTTTACAGTGCTTTTTACTATTCACATCCGACACTGCTTGAGCGTGAGTCGGCGTTGAGGGGAGAGTCCTAG
- the xseB gene encoding exodeoxyribonuclease VII small subunit encodes MSKSKKEQSFEGALKDLEGIIENLETGEVPLSDLVEQYEQGTKLLKICHERLNEAELKIEKLREKSDQPLFENFDPDE; translated from the coding sequence GTGAGTAAATCTAAGAAGGAACAGTCATTTGAAGGAGCTCTCAAAGATCTCGAGGGAATCATTGAAAACCTGGAGACCGGTGAGGTTCCGTTGTCAGATCTGGTTGAACAATATGAGCAAGGAACAAAGCTCTTAAAAATTTGCCACGAACGGCTAAATGAAGCAGAACTGAAGATTGAAAAACTACGGGAAAAGTCCGACCAACCACTGTTCGAAAACTTTGACCCAGACGAGTAA
- the dxs gene encoding 1-deoxy-D-xylulose-5-phosphate synthase codes for MSNSQENPLLPTIKSPADVKALTPDQLSQLAQEIRDQIIEVTAVNGGHIGPNLGVVELTIMLHRVFNSPKDPFVFDVAHQGYVHKLLTGRQGPAFEKLRKTGGLSGFLNRAESEYDSYGAGHAGTALSAALGMAAARDQDDGDENVVAVIGDATLTCGISLEALNNIVQSTKKMVVILNDNEWSIAKNVGAISKYLGELITNPTYNRLHNDLEGFLKKIPGGDSIIQLGGKMKKEAKDFFVPSSLFEKLGLRYLGPIDGHDFELLEKYLKFAQTSPESVILHVITQKGRGYDIAIKQPERFHGASPFDPDTGKPLPSKPDTPPNYQDVFGKHLTKLAKRDKDIIAITAAMPSGTGLSVFHDELPDQFFDVGIAEEHAVLFAAGLATKGKKPVVAIYSTFLQRAYDPIIHDVCLQKLPVVFTMDRAGLSPNDGPTHHGLFDLSYLRCVPEAVVMQPANEDEQVDMLYSAVEYNRPVFIRWPRGAAQGTPIKKNPALLELGKAEVVKSGDDVQFWALGPWVADCQVLADEISKETGITIGIVNARFAKPLDEALLTEQASKSRLIVTFEDNVVQGGFGSGVLEFVSDYSLETSVLRIGWPDQFVEHGSSVDQLRLENELSNEAIKERIMAKLRPIFGLATHKQLPQV; via the coding sequence ATGTCCAATTCTCAAGAAAATCCATTATTGCCGACCATTAAGAGTCCGGCCGATGTAAAGGCACTTACGCCCGATCAATTGAGTCAACTGGCTCAGGAAATCAGGGACCAGATCATCGAAGTTACAGCAGTCAACGGTGGTCATATCGGCCCCAATCTGGGCGTAGTTGAGCTGACAATCATGCTCCACAGAGTCTTTAATAGTCCAAAAGATCCCTTTGTATTTGATGTAGCTCACCAAGGATACGTCCACAAATTACTCACTGGGCGCCAAGGTCCAGCATTTGAAAAGCTTCGCAAAACGGGAGGCTTGAGCGGTTTCCTCAATCGAGCAGAAAGTGAATACGACAGCTACGGAGCCGGCCACGCAGGCACCGCCCTTTCCGCTGCACTGGGCATGGCAGCCGCACGAGACCAGGATGACGGCGACGAAAATGTGGTCGCCGTGATTGGAGATGCCACACTCACCTGTGGTATATCGCTCGAAGCACTTAACAATATTGTGCAATCCACCAAGAAAATGGTGGTCATTCTAAATGACAACGAATGGTCCATTGCCAAGAACGTGGGGGCTATCTCGAAATACCTCGGAGAATTAATCACCAATCCGACTTACAACCGTCTCCATAACGACCTAGAAGGTTTTCTGAAAAAAATTCCCGGGGGAGATTCGATTATCCAGCTCGGAGGGAAGATGAAAAAGGAGGCCAAAGATTTCTTTGTCCCCTCCTCTCTCTTTGAAAAACTAGGACTCCGTTATTTGGGTCCTATCGATGGTCACGACTTTGAGCTCCTGGAAAAATATCTAAAGTTTGCCCAAACATCTCCGGAATCTGTAATTCTTCACGTAATTACTCAAAAGGGACGCGGTTATGATATCGCCATCAAACAACCAGAACGCTTTCACGGAGCCAGCCCGTTTGATCCCGATACAGGAAAGCCACTTCCGTCAAAACCCGATACTCCTCCCAACTATCAGGATGTTTTCGGCAAACACCTGACCAAGCTGGCGAAAAGAGATAAAGATATTATCGCGATTACCGCAGCTATGCCGTCTGGGACTGGATTGAGTGTATTCCATGACGAGTTGCCGGATCAGTTTTTCGATGTTGGAATTGCGGAAGAGCATGCAGTGCTGTTTGCCGCAGGTCTGGCTACAAAAGGCAAAAAGCCTGTCGTCGCCATCTACTCAACGTTCCTACAACGCGCCTACGATCCAATCATTCACGACGTTTGCCTCCAAAAGTTGCCAGTCGTATTTACGATGGACCGTGCCGGTCTTTCACCGAATGACGGACCCACCCACCACGGCTTATTTGATCTATCGTATCTGCGATGTGTGCCTGAAGCCGTAGTGATGCAACCAGCAAACGAGGATGAGCAAGTTGATATGCTTTATTCTGCAGTCGAATATAATCGTCCCGTATTCATCCGCTGGCCACGAGGTGCTGCTCAAGGAACACCGATTAAGAAAAATCCTGCACTATTGGAGCTTGGAAAAGCGGAAGTTGTGAAATCCGGTGACGATGTTCAGTTTTGGGCACTGGGCCCCTGGGTAGCTGACTGCCAAGTGCTGGCCGATGAAATTTCAAAGGAGACCGGAATCACCATCGGAATAGTTAATGCACGCTTTGCCAAACCTCTGGATGAAGCTCTACTCACCGAACAAGCCTCAAAAAGCCGACTAATTGTCACTTTTGAAGACAACGTAGTCCAAGGTGGTTTTGGTAGCGGAGTTCTTGAATTTGTCAGCGACTACAGCCTGGAAACGTCCGTTTTAAGAATCGGCTGGCCTGATCAGTTCGTTGAGCATGGCTCCTCGGTTGATCAACTCCGCTTGGAAAATGAGTTAAGCAATGAGGCGATTAAAGAGCGTATAATGGCCAAATTACGCCCCATTTTCGGTTTAGCGACTCATAAACAGCTGCCACAGGTCTAA
- a CDS encoding helix-turn-helix transcriptional regulator, giving the protein MSLFSTRLRIILEKNRINQVELAKRTNLTPSQVHNYLHQNFRAITKDHLAAIIQECSEDIAERAELAKCYLLDVIPDSVRNYLEITPLEKPNKNDDWFFEMERLPAGFKQEFEKLYKMCAESAQARDFTKDFTSSLAVLQNKPQYLPNRKVKG; this is encoded by the coding sequence ATGAGTCTATTCTCTACTCGTCTGCGCATCATTCTCGAAAAGAATCGTATCAATCAGGTTGAGTTGGCCAAGCGCACCAACTTAACGCCCTCGCAAGTACACAATTATCTCCATCAGAACTTTCGAGCTATCACAAAAGATCATTTGGCTGCTATTATCCAAGAATGTTCGGAAGATATCGCAGAAAGAGCTGAATTGGCAAAGTGCTACTTATTAGATGTAATACCTGATTCTGTTCGTAATTATCTCGAAATTACGCCGCTTGAAAAACCGAACAAAAATGATGATTGGTTTTTTGAGATGGAGCGACTTCCTGCTGGTTTTAAGCAGGAATTTGAAAAGCTCTACAAAATGTGTGCCGAATCTGCTCAAGCGAGGGACTTCACGAAGGACTTCACTTCGAGCTTGGCCGTTCTACAAAATAAGCCCCAATATCTACCCAATAGAAAGGTAAAGGGCTAA
- the hemF gene encoding oxygen-dependent coproporphyrinogen oxidase: protein MTMAKDAPNPSSVKTYLLGLQDGICEALKQEDPDLSIHEDSWSRSEGGGGRSRAMGGKIFEKAGVNFSDVQGSELPKSATASRPELAGRKFRAMGVSLVIHPTNPHIPTTHANVRFFHAEKKDAEPIWWFGGGFDLTPYYGRKEDAIHWHQTAKAACDPFGEVYYSKFKHWCDKYFSLPHREEQRGIGGLFFDDFSEQDFSFSFELMRSVGDHFIPAYLPIVKRRLNDPWTEAQREFQLYRRGRYVEFNLLWDRGTKFGIQSGGRTESILMSLPPLVSWKYNWQPDPGTAEAELYDYYLKPRDWLNLDS from the coding sequence ATGACCATGGCCAAAGACGCACCCAATCCCAGCTCAGTGAAGACTTATCTCTTGGGTCTGCAGGATGGTATTTGCGAAGCTTTGAAGCAAGAGGACCCGGACCTGTCCATTCACGAGGATAGTTGGAGCCGAAGCGAAGGTGGTGGAGGGCGAAGCCGGGCAATGGGGGGAAAGATCTTCGAAAAAGCAGGTGTAAATTTCTCCGATGTACAGGGTTCTGAATTGCCCAAATCAGCAACGGCCAGTCGACCCGAGCTAGCCGGCAGAAAGTTTAGGGCGATGGGAGTCAGCCTGGTTATTCATCCTACCAATCCACACATACCAACCACCCATGCCAACGTGCGCTTTTTTCACGCAGAAAAGAAAGACGCCGAGCCTATCTGGTGGTTTGGAGGAGGCTTTGATCTCACCCCTTACTACGGCAGAAAAGAAGATGCTATTCACTGGCACCAAACGGCTAAAGCGGCCTGCGATCCGTTTGGAGAAGTATATTACTCGAAATTCAAGCATTGGTGTGACAAGTATTTCTCACTGCCCCACAGGGAGGAACAACGGGGAATCGGAGGGCTCTTCTTTGATGACTTTTCTGAGCAAGATTTCAGTTTCAGCTTCGAATTAATGCGCAGCGTAGGTGACCACTTTATCCCCGCATACCTTCCGATCGTAAAGAGACGTTTGAATGATCCCTGGACGGAAGCTCAGCGGGAATTTCAATTATATCGGCGTGGGCGATACGTGGAATTTAATCTACTATGGGATCGAGGAACCAAGTTTGGGATTCAGTCAGGCGGACGGACGGAATCTATTCTCATGTCACTCCCACCGCTTGTAAGTTGGAAATACAACTGGCAGCCGGATCCAGGAACAGCAGAAGCCGAGCTTTACGATTATTATCTAAAACCACGTGACTGGTTGAATTTGGATTCCTAG
- the hemE gene encoding uroporphyrinogen decarboxylase, with protein MNYRQRFLAAAHCQTVDRTPVWLMRQAGRSLPEYRALKEKYSFLELAQTPELAVEVTLQPIQRFDYDAAILFSDILVIPEAMGQPYSFREKGGIQMEFAIQNRADIQKLSSESVIDRLDYVRKALELLRKELSDERALLGFAGSPWTLGTYMIEGGSSNDYQLVLDLFNHNRADFELLMEKVTDALVAYFKMQIEAGVDAVQLFDSWGGILKGKYYHEGSLKWMRKIIDAIKDDIPVILFAKGCADEMTALCDTGAQIIGLDWTVDIGAMGKTIPANIAIQGNLDPMILNSSPDKTRIEAQKILDGMRDRPGHIFNLGHGIDKDAKLDCVEALLDTIRNPS; from the coding sequence ATGAACTACCGGCAACGATTTCTAGCAGCGGCCCATTGCCAAACCGTGGATCGCACTCCCGTGTGGCTTATGCGGCAAGCAGGTCGATCTCTACCTGAGTATAGAGCTTTGAAGGAGAAATACTCTTTCCTCGAGCTTGCCCAGACTCCCGAGCTCGCGGTTGAAGTGACCCTTCAGCCCATTCAAAGATTCGATTATGATGCGGCCATCCTGTTTAGCGACATTTTGGTCATTCCAGAAGCCATGGGACAACCCTACTCCTTTCGAGAAAAGGGTGGTATTCAAATGGAGTTCGCTATCCAAAACCGGGCCGACATTCAAAAGCTCTCCTCGGAGTCGGTCATAGATCGATTGGATTATGTCAGAAAAGCGCTTGAACTATTGCGCAAAGAGCTTTCCGACGAACGAGCGCTACTCGGATTTGCGGGATCACCATGGACCTTGGGAACCTATATGATCGAGGGAGGCTCCTCCAATGATTATCAATTGGTGCTGGATCTGTTTAACCATAACCGAGCGGATTTTGAACTGCTCATGGAAAAAGTAACGGACGCCTTAGTCGCCTATTTCAAAATGCAAATTGAGGCCGGAGTAGATGCGGTCCAGCTATTCGATTCATGGGGTGGCATCCTGAAAGGGAAGTATTATCATGAAGGATCTCTCAAATGGATGAGAAAAATCATCGATGCCATAAAAGATGATATCCCGGTAATTCTATTTGCAAAAGGCTGTGCAGACGAAATGACAGCCCTGTGCGATACAGGCGCTCAAATCATTGGTCTAGACTGGACCGTAGACATTGGCGCTATGGGAAAAACCATCCCGGCAAACATCGCCATACAAGGAAACCTGGATCCCATGATCCTAAATAGCTCACCCGATAAAACACGGATCGAGGCACAAAAAATCCTGGATGGAATGAGAGATCGCCCCGGCCACATTTTTAATTTGGGGCATGGGATTGATAAAGACGCAAAGTTGGATTGTGTAGAAGCTCTCCTGGACACGATTCGAAATCCATCATGA